In a single window of the Maniola jurtina chromosome 4, ilManJurt1.1, whole genome shotgun sequence genome:
- the LOC123864366 gene encoding anoctamin-1-like isoform X2 — protein MNQPIHRDMKLQGQTVVSCVFSQEQQFFLTHRRDMMIARSFIEVMCYVLYDIGRNRVIRTRRRVRCGNFEAEKTPERMTDLHAMSVLSTYQDTLSQDMNTDRDNGSDASTRPAEECACGEPVVPDVVNNNGKPVANHCSIVMGGILNNPSLTFNDGVRSVDFVLVWEAAKDDATTPRAYECRKVFERNLENEGLQLEREAPEDLYGLHFIKIHAPLSVLRDYSEVLKLRMPMKECSKIRKGGRTNAILNAAMYMSKFSALKDVHEKTNSLIDKIDGCWDNLMSKIRVDPNMFPERKHRLTAIYSKDKEYLFDTASECFWTPSIRSRIVQFILDRKKFSDSPGDDFAFGVTRLIADNAYSAAYPLHDGDLKTPGSMRYLLYTEWASVSKCLKYQPLDYVKDYFGVKIGLYFAWLGFYTHMLIPASVVGLICVIYSAATVFSNKPSEDVCNYNSSIRMCPQCDYFCEFWDLRATCLQSRITYLFDNPTTVFFAIFMSFWAACFLELWKRYSAEMTHRWDLTGFDVYEEHPRPQYLARLAHVKRTQLNVVTGEREPMVPFWRMRLPATLMSFSVVALLVLLALATVLGVVLYRMSLLGASILRQKDNTLLTYSPIMFTTATAACINLVFICIFNYIYQYLAEWLTEKELLRTQTEFDDSLTLKIYLLQFVNYYASIFYIAFFKGKFVGRPGNYVRLFGHRQEECAPGGCLLELSIQLAIIMIGKQFINTIVEMMMPYLLKWLNIIRTIGRRKRIKSPMQWVKDFKLVDFGNMGLFPEYLEMVLQYGFVTIFVAAFPLAPLFALINNVLEMRLDAKKFLSCYRRPVPQRVNDIGVWYRILDSIGKLSIITNGFIIAFTSEFIPRLVYLAVRGDLNEYVDHTLTDFNITVLEHPPIGTKYNGTMCSYPGYWNYKVGDDYEHTNWYWHVMGARLAFVVVFENVVALVMIIVRWAIPDMSGELRDRIRREAYVINSFIMEETRTRSAAERSPVPARLAHEDERDAAESTWNHIASLSGSDFDLAAHGDHQGIRNLSKHVVTDLPSNASDAPDPAHV, from the exons ATGAATCAGCCTATACACCGAGACATGAAACTGCAAGGTCAGACAGTAGTGTCTTGTGTTTTTTCGCAGGAACAACAGTTCTTTTTGACTCACCGTCGCGACATGATGATCGCAAGGAGTTTTATCGAAGTGATGTGTTACGTTTTGTACGACATCGGCCGGAACCGGGTTATTAGAACACGAAGACGTGTTAGGTGCGGAAATTTTGAA GCGGAGAAGACGCCGGAGCGGATGACGGACTTGCACGCCATGTCCGTGCTCAGCACCTACCAGGACACCCTGTCGCAGGACATGAACACGGATAG GGACAACGGTAGCGACGCCTCCACCAGGCCTGCGGAGGAATGCGCGTGCGGCGAGCCCGTGGTGCCGGATGTGGTCAACAACAATGGCAAACCCGTTGCCAACCATTGCTC GATAGTAATGGGTGGTATACTAAATAACCCCTCATTGACTTTCAACGACGGGGTAAGATCTGTGGACTTCGTGCTAGTATGGGAGGCTGCGAAAGATGACGCGACCACGCCGCGGGCTTACGAATGCCGGAAAGTCTTCGAACGGAACCTCGAGAATGAAGGCCTTCAGTTAGAACGAGAAGCGCCCGAGGATCTGTATGGATTGCACTTTATCAAG attCACGCACCACTCTCAGTACTTAGAGATTACAGCGAGGTTCTTAAACTTAGGATGCCTATGAAG GAATGCAGTAAGATACGCAAAGGTGGGCGGACGAATGCGATACTGAACGCTGCGATGTATATGTCGAAG TTTTCAGCTCTCAAAGATGTTCACGAGAAGACGAACAGTCTCATAGACAAGATAGACGGCTGTTGGGACAACTTAATGTCTAAAATTAGAGTCGATCCAAACATGTTCCCTGAGAGAAAACATCGACTCACCGCTATTTATTCTAAGGATAAGGAgtattt ATTCGATACAGCATCGGAATGTTTCTGGACGCCGTCGATTCGTTCTCGCATAGTCCAGTTCATATTGGACCGCAAGAAGTTTTCCGACTCGCCTGGCGACGACTTTGCGTTTGGAGTCACTCGCCTTATAGCTGATAACGCGTACAGCGCTGCCTACCCGCTGCATGAT GGTGATCTCAAAACTCCCGGCTCAATGCGGTACCTCCTATACACTGAATGGGCAAGCGTTTCCAAATGCTTAAAATATCAACCCTTGGACTACGTGAAGGATTATTTCGGGGttaaaatag GGCTATACTTCGCGTGGCTGGGCTTCTACACACACATGCTGATTCCCGCGTCTGTGGTCGGTCTCATTTGCGTTATATACTCGGCTGCGACTGTCTTCAGTAACAAACCCAG TGAAGACGTGTGCAACTACAATTCGTCGATAAGGATGTGTCCCCAATGCGATTACTTCTGCGAGTTCTGGGACTTGCGCGCCACTTGCCTGCAGTCGCGGATAACTTACTTGTTTGACAACCCTACCACGGTGTTCTTCGCTATATTCATGAGCTTCTGGG cTGCCTGCTTCCTGGAGCTATGGAAGAGATATTCCGCCGAGATGACGCATAGATGGGATTTGACGGGATTCGACGTGTACGAGGAACACCCCAGACCGCAGTACTTAGCTCGTTTGGCGCACGTCAAACGGACGCag CTAAACGTCGTAACGGGTGAGCGTGAGCCCATGGTGCCGTTCTGGCGGATGCGCCTGCCCGCCACGCTAATGTCGTTCAGCGTGGTGGCTCTGCTAGTCCTGCTGGCGCTGGCCACAGTGCTGGGCGTGGTGCTGTACCGCATGTCGCTCCTCGGCGCCAGCATCCTGCGCCAGAAGGACAACACGCTGCTCACGTACAGCCCCATCATGTTCACGACCGCCACTGCCGCGTGCATCAACTTGGTCTTCATCTGCATATTCAACTAC ATCTACCAATACCTAGCAGAATGGCTCACAGAGAAGGAATTGCTGCGAACACAGACAGAGTTCGACGATTCCCTCACTCTCAAGATCTACCTGCTGCAGTTCGTCAACTACTATGCGTCGATATTCTACATCGCTTTCTTTAAGGGCAAGTTTGTTGGTCGCCCCGGGAATTATGTTCGGCTGTTCGGTCATAGACAGGAAGAG TGTGCGCCGGGTGGCTGTCTCCTGGAATTGTCCATCCAACTGGCCATCATAATGATCGGCAAACAGTTCATCAACACCATCGTTGAGATGATGATGCCGTATCTGCTCAAATGGTTGAACATCATACGAACTATTGGCAGAAGAAAGCG GATAAAAAGTCCAATGCAATGGGTGAAGGATTTCAAGCTAGTCGACTTTGGAAATATGGGTCTTTTCCCTGAATATTTGGAAATGG TGTTACAGTACGGGTTTGTAACGATATTCGTGGCGGCGTTTCCGCTCGCGCCATTATTTGCTCTTATAAACAACGTACTAGAGATGCGATTGGACGCTAAGAAGTTCCTGTCGTGCTACCGCCGGCCTGTGCCGCAGCGGGTCAACGACATCGGCGTGTGGTACCGCATCCTTGACTCCATCGGCAAACTCAGCATTATCACCAAC GGGTTCATCATAGCTTTCACGTCGGAGTTCATCCCGCGTCTGGTGTACCTCGCGGTGCGCGGCGACCTCAATGAGTACGTGGACCACACGCTCACGGACTTCAACATCACCGTGCTCGAGCACCCGCCCATCGGCACCAAGTACAACGGCACTATGTGCAG TTACCCGGGCTACTGGAACTACAAGGTCGGCGACGACTATGAACATACCAACTGGTACTGGCACGTAATGGGCGCTCGATTGGCTTTCGTCGTCGTCTTTGAG AACGTGGTGGCTCTAGTCATGATCATTGTCCGCTGGGCGATCCCGGACATGTCCGGCGAACTCCGGGACCGGATCCGGCGCGAGGCCTATGTCATCAACAGCTTCATAATGGAGGAGACGCGCACGCGGTCGGCGGCGGAGCGCTCGCCCGTGCCGGCGCGACTCGCGCACGAAG ACGAACGCGATGCCGCGGAGTCGACCTGGAATCATATCGCCTCGCTATCAGGCTCGGACTTCGACCTGGCAGCCCACGGAGACCACCAGGGCATTCGGAACTTGTCCAAACATGTGGTGACCGACCTTCCTAGTAACGCGAGTGATGCTCCGGATCCTGCTCACGTATGA
- the LOC123864366 gene encoding anoctamin-1-like isoform X6, whose translation MTDLHAMSVLSTYQDTLSQDMNTDRDNGSDASTRPAEECACGEPVVPDVVNNNGKPVANHCSIVMGGILNNPSLTFNDGVRSVDFVLVWEAAKDDATTPRAYECRKVFERNLENEGLQLEREAPEDLYGLHFIKIHAPLSVLRDYSEVLKLRMPMKECSKIRKGGRTNAILNAAMYMSKFSALKDVHEKTNSLIDKIDGCWDNLMSKIRVDPNMFPERKHRLTAIYSKDKEYLFDTASECFWTPSIRSRIVQFILDRKKFSDSPGDDFAFGVTRLIADNAYSAAYPLHDGDLKTPGSMRYLLYTEWASVSKCLKYQPLDYVKDYFGVKIGLYFAWLGFYTHMLIPASVVGLICVIYSAATVFSNKPSEDVCNYNSSIRMCPQCDYFCEFWDLRATCLQSRITYLFDNPTTVFFAIFMSFWAACFLELWKRYSAEMTHRWDLTGFDVYEEHPRPQYLARLAHVKRTQLNVVTGEREPMVPFWRMRLPATLMSFSVVALLVLLALATVLGVVLYRMSLLGASILRQKDNTLLTYSPIMFTTATAACINLVFICIFNYIYQYLAEWLTEKELLRTQTEFDDSLTLKIYLLQFVNYYASIFYIAFFKGKFVGRPGNYVRLFGHRQEECAPGGCLLELSIQLAIIMIGKQFINTIVEMMMPYLLKWLNIIRTIGRRKRIKSPMQWVKDFKLVDFGNMGLFPEYLEMVLQYGFVTIFVAAFPLAPLFALINNVLEMRLDAKKFLSCYRRPVPQRVNDIGVWYRILDSIGKLSIITNGFIIAFTSEFIPRLVYLAVRGDLNEYVDHTLTDFNITVLEHPPIGTKYNGTMCSYPGYWNYKVGDDYEHTNWYWHVMGARLAFVVVFENVVALVMIIVRWAIPDMSGELRDRIRREAYVINSFIMEETRTRSAAERSPVPARLAHEDERDAAESTWNHIASLSGSDFDLAAHGDHQGIRNLSKHVVTDLPSNASDAPDPAHV comes from the exons ATGACGGACTTGCACGCCATGTCCGTGCTCAGCACCTACCAGGACACCCTGTCGCAGGACATGAACACGGATAG GGACAACGGTAGCGACGCCTCCACCAGGCCTGCGGAGGAATGCGCGTGCGGCGAGCCCGTGGTGCCGGATGTGGTCAACAACAATGGCAAACCCGTTGCCAACCATTGCTC GATAGTAATGGGTGGTATACTAAATAACCCCTCATTGACTTTCAACGACGGGGTAAGATCTGTGGACTTCGTGCTAGTATGGGAGGCTGCGAAAGATGACGCGACCACGCCGCGGGCTTACGAATGCCGGAAAGTCTTCGAACGGAACCTCGAGAATGAAGGCCTTCAGTTAGAACGAGAAGCGCCCGAGGATCTGTATGGATTGCACTTTATCAAG attCACGCACCACTCTCAGTACTTAGAGATTACAGCGAGGTTCTTAAACTTAGGATGCCTATGAAG GAATGCAGTAAGATACGCAAAGGTGGGCGGACGAATGCGATACTGAACGCTGCGATGTATATGTCGAAG TTTTCAGCTCTCAAAGATGTTCACGAGAAGACGAACAGTCTCATAGACAAGATAGACGGCTGTTGGGACAACTTAATGTCTAAAATTAGAGTCGATCCAAACATGTTCCCTGAGAGAAAACATCGACTCACCGCTATTTATTCTAAGGATAAGGAgtattt ATTCGATACAGCATCGGAATGTTTCTGGACGCCGTCGATTCGTTCTCGCATAGTCCAGTTCATATTGGACCGCAAGAAGTTTTCCGACTCGCCTGGCGACGACTTTGCGTTTGGAGTCACTCGCCTTATAGCTGATAACGCGTACAGCGCTGCCTACCCGCTGCATGAT GGTGATCTCAAAACTCCCGGCTCAATGCGGTACCTCCTATACACTGAATGGGCAAGCGTTTCCAAATGCTTAAAATATCAACCCTTGGACTACGTGAAGGATTATTTCGGGGttaaaatag GGCTATACTTCGCGTGGCTGGGCTTCTACACACACATGCTGATTCCCGCGTCTGTGGTCGGTCTCATTTGCGTTATATACTCGGCTGCGACTGTCTTCAGTAACAAACCCAG TGAAGACGTGTGCAACTACAATTCGTCGATAAGGATGTGTCCCCAATGCGATTACTTCTGCGAGTTCTGGGACTTGCGCGCCACTTGCCTGCAGTCGCGGATAACTTACTTGTTTGACAACCCTACCACGGTGTTCTTCGCTATATTCATGAGCTTCTGGG cTGCCTGCTTCCTGGAGCTATGGAAGAGATATTCCGCCGAGATGACGCATAGATGGGATTTGACGGGATTCGACGTGTACGAGGAACACCCCAGACCGCAGTACTTAGCTCGTTTGGCGCACGTCAAACGGACGCag CTAAACGTCGTAACGGGTGAGCGTGAGCCCATGGTGCCGTTCTGGCGGATGCGCCTGCCCGCCACGCTAATGTCGTTCAGCGTGGTGGCTCTGCTAGTCCTGCTGGCGCTGGCCACAGTGCTGGGCGTGGTGCTGTACCGCATGTCGCTCCTCGGCGCCAGCATCCTGCGCCAGAAGGACAACACGCTGCTCACGTACAGCCCCATCATGTTCACGACCGCCACTGCCGCGTGCATCAACTTGGTCTTCATCTGCATATTCAACTAC ATCTACCAATACCTAGCAGAATGGCTCACAGAGAAGGAATTGCTGCGAACACAGACAGAGTTCGACGATTCCCTCACTCTCAAGATCTACCTGCTGCAGTTCGTCAACTACTATGCGTCGATATTCTACATCGCTTTCTTTAAGGGCAAGTTTGTTGGTCGCCCCGGGAATTATGTTCGGCTGTTCGGTCATAGACAGGAAGAG TGTGCGCCGGGTGGCTGTCTCCTGGAATTGTCCATCCAACTGGCCATCATAATGATCGGCAAACAGTTCATCAACACCATCGTTGAGATGATGATGCCGTATCTGCTCAAATGGTTGAACATCATACGAACTATTGGCAGAAGAAAGCG GATAAAAAGTCCAATGCAATGGGTGAAGGATTTCAAGCTAGTCGACTTTGGAAATATGGGTCTTTTCCCTGAATATTTGGAAATGG TGTTACAGTACGGGTTTGTAACGATATTCGTGGCGGCGTTTCCGCTCGCGCCATTATTTGCTCTTATAAACAACGTACTAGAGATGCGATTGGACGCTAAGAAGTTCCTGTCGTGCTACCGCCGGCCTGTGCCGCAGCGGGTCAACGACATCGGCGTGTGGTACCGCATCCTTGACTCCATCGGCAAACTCAGCATTATCACCAAC GGGTTCATCATAGCTTTCACGTCGGAGTTCATCCCGCGTCTGGTGTACCTCGCGGTGCGCGGCGACCTCAATGAGTACGTGGACCACACGCTCACGGACTTCAACATCACCGTGCTCGAGCACCCGCCCATCGGCACCAAGTACAACGGCACTATGTGCAG TTACCCGGGCTACTGGAACTACAAGGTCGGCGACGACTATGAACATACCAACTGGTACTGGCACGTAATGGGCGCTCGATTGGCTTTCGTCGTCGTCTTTGAG AACGTGGTGGCTCTAGTCATGATCATTGTCCGCTGGGCGATCCCGGACATGTCCGGCGAACTCCGGGACCGGATCCGGCGCGAGGCCTATGTCATCAACAGCTTCATAATGGAGGAGACGCGCACGCGGTCGGCGGCGGAGCGCTCGCCCGTGCCGGCGCGACTCGCGCACGAAG ACGAACGCGATGCCGCGGAGTCGACCTGGAATCATATCGCCTCGCTATCAGGCTCGGACTTCGACCTGGCAGCCCACGGAGACCACCAGGGCATTCGGAACTTGTCCAAACATGTGGTGACCGACCTTCCTAGTAACGCGAGTGATGCTCCGGATCCTGCTCACGTATGA